In one Gossypium hirsutum isolate 1008001.06 chromosome D09, Gossypium_hirsutum_v2.1, whole genome shotgun sequence genomic region, the following are encoded:
- the LOC107891514 gene encoding uncharacterized protein isoform X1 has protein sequence MATQLLPAQLETDSSPEDPPLVSPTVKLSDGRHIAYRERGVPKAKSNCKIIIVHGFGSSKDMNFQVPQELIEELGIYFLLYDRAGYGESDPNPKRSVKSEALDIQELADQLQLGPKFYVIGVSMGSYPIWSCLKYIPERLAGVAMVVPVINYRWPSFPDSLTREDYRRPLVKLLYWVAKYTPGLLHWSVTRKWFPSPSVMEEKPVFFNKRVMEALKKTEGFPMLTKERLRERSVFNTLRNDFLVCYGDWDFDPMELTSPFPQNQNCVHIWQGYEDKIVPFELQRCISKKLPWIQYHEVADGGHLLVHYNGLREAILRAILLGEEHHLYRPSADKKLSPKLSIVSFHSLGIVC, from the exons ATG gCCACACAGTTGCTTCCTGCTCAACTGGAAACTGATAGTTCACCTGAGGATCCTCCACTTGTTTCACCTACAGTCAAACTCAGTGATGGCAGACATATAGCTTACAGAGAGAGAGGTGTGCCCAAGGCCAAATCTAACTGCAAGATCATCATTGTTCATGGCTTTGGTAGCTccaaagatatgaattttcaAGTTCCCCAA GAACTAATAGAGGAACTGGGAATATATTTTCTGCTGTATGATCGTGCTGGCTATGGCGAAAGTGATCCGAATCCAAAGCGGTCGGTTAAAAGCGAGGCACTCGACATTCAAGAGCTTGCTGATCAATTACAGCTAGGACCAAAGTTTTATGTGATTGGAGTCTCAATGGGATCATACCCCATCTGGAGTTGCCTCAAATATATACCAGAAAG GCTAGCAGGTGTTGCGATGGTAGTTCCGGTCATCAATTATCGATGGCCGTCCTTTCCCGACAGCTTGACCAGAGAAGATTACAGGAGACCACTTGTGAAGCTGTTGTATTGGGTAGCAAAATACACCCCTGGCCTACTACACTGGTCGGTTACTCGAAAATGGTTCCCTTCACCTTCTGTCATGGAAGAAAAGCCCGTATTCTTCAATAAAAGAGTTATGGAAGCCCTGAAGAAAACAGAAGGATTCCCCATGCTTACCAAG GAAAGATTACGAGAACGATCTGTTTTCAATACACTCCGCAATGACTTTCTAGTCTGTTATGGTGATTGGGACTTTGATCCAATGGAACTGACTAGTCCATTCCCTCAAAACCAAAACTGTGTTCATATCTGGCAAGGTTACGAAGATAAGATCGTTCCATTCGAACTTCAACGATGCATTTCGAAAAAGCTACCATGGATCCAATACCATGAAGTTGCTGATGGTGGACATTTACTCGTGCATTATAATGGTTTACGAGAGGCCATATTACGAGCAATACTGCTTGGAGAAGAACATCACCTGTACAGACCAAGTGCAGATAAAAAACTGTCCCCTAAATTATCCATTGTTTCCTTTCATTCTTTGGGTATTGTTTGttga
- the LOC107891514 gene encoding uncharacterized protein isoform X2 has protein sequence MGSYPIWSCLKYIPERLAGVAMVVPVINYRWPSFPDSLTREDYRRPLVKLLYWVAKYTPGLLHWSVTRKWFPSPSVMEEKPVFFNKRVMEALKKTEGFPMLTKERLRERSVFNTLRNDFLVCYGDWDFDPMELTSPFPQNQNCVHIWQGYEDKIVPFELQRCISKKLPWIQYHEVADGGHLLVHYNGLREAILRAILLGEEHHLYRPSADKKLSPKLSIVSFHSLGIVC, from the exons ATGGGATCATACCCCATCTGGAGTTGCCTCAAATATATACCAGAAAG GCTAGCAGGTGTTGCGATGGTAGTTCCGGTCATCAATTATCGATGGCCGTCCTTTCCCGACAGCTTGACCAGAGAAGATTACAGGAGACCACTTGTGAAGCTGTTGTATTGGGTAGCAAAATACACCCCTGGCCTACTACACTGGTCGGTTACTCGAAAATGGTTCCCTTCACCTTCTGTCATGGAAGAAAAGCCCGTATTCTTCAATAAAAGAGTTATGGAAGCCCTGAAGAAAACAGAAGGATTCCCCATGCTTACCAAG GAAAGATTACGAGAACGATCTGTTTTCAATACACTCCGCAATGACTTTCTAGTCTGTTATGGTGATTGGGACTTTGATCCAATGGAACTGACTAGTCCATTCCCTCAAAACCAAAACTGTGTTCATATCTGGCAAGGTTACGAAGATAAGATCGTTCCATTCGAACTTCAACGATGCATTTCGAAAAAGCTACCATGGATCCAATACCATGAAGTTGCTGATGGTGGACATTTACTCGTGCATTATAATGGTTTACGAGAGGCCATATTACGAGCAATACTGCTTGGAGAAGAACATCACCTGTACAGACCAAGTGCAGATAAAAAACTGTCCCCTAAATTATCCATTGTTTCCTTTCATTCTTTGGGTATTGTTTGttga